ttaaagaaaataatttgattgcTTTTAGGCTTGTTATTGGTGACTTTAAGATCATTTagaacaatgtttttattgttgtgacagtttttgttttaaagaagtAGGCCAAATGGTAAGAGATTTGTTCCAGAGGATTAATGCAGCAGGctgttcttgttttgttttgttttaaaccagttcttttaaccaaaaataaCTTTGCCCATTCAACTATCCCTGATTATGTATGATTTCATGTTATGCTATTTCTTTTTGCATTTCTTGTTGTTGTGAAGTTGCCATATAAGAATTAGTCATAATAAGGCATTAAGTTTACATGAGCACATGTTGTAAACaagtctttgtttttatttgtttgttgttcaaaggatgtatgaaatattaaataaccaatattttcatattgctttaagttgacaatatgtactaaattttacataatgttagaagtaaaatattaataagaactaagaaataaaattaataataagatGTGTAcagatgtttaaaaaatcaaaccTTATCATTTTGTAGGGcttctaaaacaatttaatttctcTTGCCACTCTTTTATCAGTCTGTTAATGCTATtgggtaaaaaaatatatactcaCCGTTGGAAACTTAAAAGAGATGATGAAGTATAAACTAAGCTACtggtttacatttattttaatagtattGATTTTATCACGTTTGGCAAAgtcatattattattcaaatatatgtcaGAATAATAGCCAACCTTTTTGAGGGTTATGAAAATGGGGGTGCAAATCACACATTGTCAGATGAGTTAGTTATAGCTTATTGATGATGCGTTGGTATCATTTTTGTCCACACAATCACCGTAAGTTCATAGATATTATGATAGTTGTcaacttattattttaagttaaataaacttCAATCTAATTGGAGTGAAAGTTTGCCTTTTACCAAAATAATACCCTGTTCCAAACTTGAAGATGCAATTTTAAATGATCAGTTTAATTTTAGTACATGTTTCACATGTTTGAAGTCTCATTCATTCCTGTATTTACTAGTATATTATTGCTGTCTTtgaaatacaattgttattttagGGACAtgaatttatttgcattttgccctttaaattaaaagaattttatgactaaaaactgaattttcattgaaaaaaaacaacattgttttatacaaattataatgaacaccattgccatggcaatcaTTTTATATGTTGTCACAAGAGGGTAACACTTGTAACTtatcatttttagtttaatataCTTACATATTGTTGGAGTGAAAGATTACCTTTCACCAAAATGATGCCTtgtttcaaacttaaatataaaaggtAAAATGATCTATTTTATCCTTAGTTTGTGTTTACAATGTTCGAAGTCTCcctcattattttattaactagTATAATAATGAGATGCTTGATACACTGTTGTTACCTAAGGAAGATGaacttataataaataattaatgacaaaaaatgattttttgaagaaataaaacacattgtattttttttaggaaaaCCATTGCCATAGCAACCATATTTATATTGTCACCAGAGGGTAGCAATTGTAATGCTTTTTATATTAAGGTTAAAATAGTGTGTCTTTAAATGTAGCACTAATTGATCTAcatgtaaaattgtttatatatttactgtataaatatgttgataatcatTAAGAAGTAAACATTATCAAGAAACACACTTTTTGTTGTTATACCTGTTATACGGAAACTTCAATTTCTcagttaaaatttgaaaaaaaaatgatttgtatagGTAAAATAATAAGCTTTGTGAATATGATATCCACTTAATTCCGCCCAGATTCCTCAATTTGGGCCCTAAATCACTTGTTGAATcacaaatatacatatgtattgtatacatttaaaattcattatgtacaataaacaataacaccTTATCCTTTGTTTTTGCCGAAGTTTCCATAGATTCGATTCTCATGACTAAGTGTTCaggagaaatatttttttgagaaatcTACAAAAACATGCTCATACTTAAGTTGGTTAGCAAGTTGATGGCTTAAATTCTTtctcattatttaaatgaaaaaactacagaaacaagctcagtagcaaactatttcaatataaaccccgtttaatggcacagggtaaacgccaaagacatagaacacaaaaacaaaacactacaaacatggaacaatagcacaaaactccacaaacaaaaccgcatatatactgtataaaaaACCAAGGTGTGTTTATCAGGGATTGTTAGGGACCGCATatgaacggtcagtaaaatataaatacctaCTGTTAGAATTAAGATAATTAGATGAAACTTACTTCACCAGGTAcggccgccattttgtttgtttgggtAAAGTGCAGTCGATTCTCCTCTCTGaaatgatatcaaaaataatatgtgGCACCAGGCATTCACAATTTGCGGGTCGAATTCCTTAAgtcaatttaaatacaatatattaaacattaacaaatctATTAACAATCAGTGACCCCGAATCCCTAAATACACTTAAAATAGATTTTTAATACTGAATTGCATCTGGTAAGCGCCAGGAATTGAATGGTTTATAAGGGTCATAATAAGTAAAGTAATAAAGAGTTTAATTAGAGGAGCGTGCGGtcaatttatcataatttaaatttaaatactaatttatattttccatacataAAAAGGCTTTCAGTGTCTTTAGCAAACGTACTCATGCTGTGGTATTTATTTACCAAACATACCGAGTTATTACTTTCCTTGTGCAAAAAGGGGAATTTTTTGTGCAGTTTATGTAACGTTTCCCtgatatgtaaaatgttttatatattcctAGACTGGAAACATTTCGTTTTGCCAAAACACCTGAGCAGTTTGAACTAAGGCAGCATACAAGCGcacatttaattactttttcaaatgtatatacctcattttcaattaaagatAGAAGACAAATACACCCCCATGTTTTCAGTAGATGTGAGCgcaatgaaactttataaacaaatattatacttagaatatatattttttttatattttacccCCATTGCTCCTAGAAATCTTTCGGAAACGAAATGCCTTTACTATGTCAGTTGCATTGCTTGAAGCGCGATtctataaaatttgaaaaaatcaaatatttcaacaagCTAGAATTATAATAACCAATTTTAAGAAACAGCTGCAAAACTACGACAGGTGTTATGTCATCTGCGCCTTACTTTAAGTTAtgtattaatgttgtttttttaattgctttcattggaattgtatatatttaaatacgttgagactatttaaaaaaaaaatgcgacCTTTCGAATTCGCGTTTGCCTTTAATAATACCATCATGAAACGTCCCCATCATGTTGCATTGGTATTACTCATACAAACAGGACTGATTACCAGAATTGTACTAAAAAAAACGCTTCTACCTTAAGATTAAagtgttttgtaaaattatctTTGAATGAATAACTTGTATGGacttttattttcagataatGTTCATCCATCACGAATGGCATTAATATGGCGGAGATTTTGGTATGATGGAAACGTAAACCACCCTGTTTTGTGGACATTTTCATCccatattgaacaaaatatttcttcgCACCTACCAGCAGAGTTGTTTCGTCAGAATGTACTATAAAtccaaacacatttttttaacattaacaatacaGTATATTGAACACGTTATGAACAGGACTTGTGTTtgactaaaaaaaaaatatcacaattaatatGGCATTGTCAACAGTTCCCGTACTATATGGGAAGCCAAATATTGAAGATGCGGGACATTACCACCGACTTCTTGATTTATTCTTTGGCTGTACAGCAGAAGCACTACGAAAATATCTTGAAAAGGACATTTCCAGCCAAGGAATGACCCTTAAAGATTTTTTACAACAAGATgatgttaagaaaaaaataaaagggaAGTCTCTTTTTCCTGAGCAAAAAGTCCTACTTCATAGTCCAAAACCTTCTTACGAATCATTCGACATTACTCTTTTATCCATGTTAATTCTAGAAGTTTGCAGTCCTCTTGAATGTGTCTCACAATCTGTATGGAAACTTAAAAAGCTGAGAAATGACGTAGCACATAACGTTAAAGGAGAAGTACATGGagatcaaacatttaatgaagcTAGTCAAGAAATTTTGATAGTTGCCAAGGAAATTGGAAAAGATTTCACGGATAAAATGTTGAGCCAAATGCGCGACATTCGAAACAGAGAGATGGTGCGGACACGAATAAACATGGAACAGATCGTGATCAATGGCGAATACTTCATGGTTAAACTTGTTGAATCTTCAGCACATGAACATGGTAAGCTTTGATGTTTTGGTGTTCATAATAAAATGGCTAGGATAAAGGAACACTGTTGTGACCTTAAAAATTGTAATGACATGCATTACACTTGTTCATTATAATGCTCaaatttgtatattaaatacccaaaaaagtattttagcCTCCGTTAATGTAATCAACATTTCATCTGAATTACTGTCAACTTACAAAAAATGTACGTTTGTATGAAACATATCAGATATTTTGTACTggtaatcattatttaatttaagaaagCTCAGACGTAACAGAAACGAAGATAAAACTCAATTTGTCTCGATGGATACGACAGCTTTCACGAATGGACAAATTGAGTATATTTCTTCAAAGTTTGAAAGATGTGGGTGTTATAAGTGAAACACAGAAGTTGACAATCGAAACAGAGTTTCAGAATTGCAGCCAAATgcaaatgcttgttttgttcGTTCAGAATGAAACCAAAGCAAATCTATTTAAATTCTGCAAGGTCTTGAGATCAATTCATCCATTGTTGGCAAATTTGATTGAGGGGACCGACACAGATGGCATTGAAATTGGTAAGGATAATGATACTGAAAGTATAAATACGATCACTAAATGTATATCTAAAAGACGCCTTCATTtcgtttttagctcacctgagcacgaagtgatcaatgtgagctattgtgatcgccctgtgtccgtcgtccgtcgtagtcgtcgtccgtccgtcgtcgtccgtcgtcaacaatttgactgttaacactctagaggtcacaattttagcacAATCGTAATGAAAGTaagtcagaatgttaccctcaataaaatgtTGGACGAGTCCGATATTGTattcatctggggtcaaaatctaggtcaccaagtcaaatgaaagaaaaagcttgttaacactatagaggtcacatttatgactgtatcttcaggaaacttgatcagaacgttaatattaatgatctcaatgccaagttcgaatcttgATCATGTgcggttaaaaactaggtcaccaggtcaaattgaaggaaaagcatgttaacactctagaggtcataTTTAtcactgtatcttcatgaaagttgttcagaatgtttatattaataatcattacgtaaagtttaaatctgggtcatatgcgatcaaaaacaaggtcaccaggtcaaatcataggaaaagcttgttactattctagaggtcacatttatgactgtatgttcatgaaacttaatcagaatgtatatattgattagctctggGTCAAGTTTGAATCTTAGTCATGCGccatcaaaaactaggtcaccaggtcaattttaaggaaaagcttgttaacgatctagaggtcacatttataaatgtttcttcatgaaaattGGTTAGAATGTTaataagtcaagtttaaatctgggtcatgtgtggtcaaaaactaggtcattaggtcaaatcataggaaaaatcagcactctagaggtcacatttatgactgtatgttcatgaaacttagtcagaatgtttatattgattagctctaggccaagttcgaatctgggtcatgtgcaatcaaaaactaggtcaccaggttaaataatagaaaaagcatgttaacactctagagaccacatttatgaccatatgttcatggaacttgatcagaatgttattcttgatgatctttaggtagagtttggaactgggtaatcagaggtcaaaaaccaggccactatgtcaaatcatagaaaaactaaaacaaattatctctttgatcaccatgaaactatgtcagaatgtttgtgtttatgaagtctatgtcaagtttgaaactgggtaacctgagttcaaaaattaggtcacgaTCATTGAAAGCaatgttaaaacactgttggggccatattttctactttatctatatgaaacctggtcaaaatgtacttattacagcaaggtaagGTTTGCAACTGGGTCTTCCGtgatataaattaaatcattcgtgatattaaaaaaaaacttggtcactaggaaggatctaagtaatatattttttgattccagcaggtataaatgttttgattccataccTCATGATTATATGcagatttattgatttatatactctgtaatttaataaaaaaaagtcctTCCATGATGTAGTCAAAAGTATGTTTAataagttttcaatgtttcgttcattttcatgtataacaaatgttttaatcacACCCACTGCTAAAATACATTCTGAATTGaatgaaacaattttcatgtttatactccAACCATTacaagaacagaaaataaaaatgtacaaacaaagaCAAGTACGCATCCTTTCTAATGTATCAGACCACCAGACTGACATTTCAAATTCTCTAAAACTGTAATACCCtcaactttaatatttaaaatgtagcATTGAAAACTAgtcctaaatttgttttaattaagtcccCTCTCGTTGCACTTTTCATCGCCCTGAAAAACACTTATTCCCTCCCCCTGTCATAATTGGCCTCGCCCTGAAATCACTTATTccacacttgaattggatcaggtgagcaatacagggccttcagggcccttttgttttttaatagaCGCACTTTTCATAGTgtagatttatttaaatatttatatgaaacgtagtcatttaaaaatgttggtaatgatttttcttctttttgagtaattgaaattGTAGTGTTGATTCGATTTGGTGTTTGAATAATTTACCCCAAAACATCTTGATATAGATAAATACAATAGAATAGGACACGTTTGATAAATAACTGCGTATATAATACTATAGcaaatattgcttttattaattAGTCCTACTATGCTTTATATAGAGTAGTGTGTCCATAACACaacatgaaaattaattttattgcattgttcTTGCAGTAtgtcaccattttaaataaacaggGTTTGCTCGTTGTAAAATTTGACCAATAAATTTAActgttgaatgttttttcttATACTGATAGTGGTTTGCATGATAATATCAACATGTATATACTTCAGTAAGTGtagaaaaatatctttaaaaaaacaaccattCTTGCTATTAAAGTCTAATAAATCAATTCAATGTTAATCTCATCATGTCATCTACAGATGAATATCTTGACCGCGATGAAACCTTAGAAATCGAACAAATCCTTCGATCTTCCTTCACGAGTTGCATTGGTGCTACGGTTACGTGTGAGAAAATCCATGTCATCGTTGAAGACGAAATGAAGTCAAGCATTTGTTTTGACAAAGTGAAAACGTGTCTgcttaacatgtttaaacaagCGGCATACACCACGAAAGAAAAATGGTACTATGAATTtgttacttgacattttaatatGATTAACAACATGGCGTAAAGTTTTGCTATATAACATTGGCCAACAGCACGAACTAAAAGTATcagtttttggtatattttatcGTATACATAATATCCTTACCTTTTGCTAATAAAAAGTTGCGTTTTATTTTGCAGTTTTATTGGCGTTCAGGAAACTTCACAATTTGTCTGTTCTTCAGAAAAATCAGAAATCTGTAAGTAAAAATCTTATATGTATTTTAGTTGGTTTGATGgagatatttaaacataataatttttaattcaattatctCCTTTTAGCTTCAGGGTCAAAAGAGTTTTCTTCCATGCCGATTGAAGATTTTGCTAAAGAAATGGGGGAGCGAATGGCAAGATTGAAACCGGAATTAAAAGGTTTGTTTCGGGATGCAGTTTCTAGTGAAGCAATTTTGCCTCAAATATTTGTCAGTATGCCTCCTGAAGATTTAGAAAAAGTGTTTGGAAGCTATCTAGGAGACATCAAGTTTGGATATGGTATACAACACGAGTTAAAGTCTTTTCAAAAGCAAATACAAGACCAGCTTGCATCCTCTCCGCCAGTTATGTCGAAGGTAGTATCTTTAAGAAAGTTTGATACACCTGCATCTAGCGAAGTCAAGTACCGAAAAGGAACAGCCAGACCAGCTCATGGAAATATTTTGGTGCCAGTTCACGAATTCCGAGCAACTATGAAtgcatcaaaacattcaatagCAAGGGAAGTTTTGCGGTTCGTGGCTGCTTGTATGAATTCAAGAAAAAATGGAACAATTCATTTCGGAATCAAAGACAACGGAGATGGATGTGGTACAATAGAAGGAATTTCAAGTCCTTTTTTTACCACTAAAGAATTAGACGTTCTCATAGCAAGGTACATATCTGAAAGCTTTTGTTTGCACAGCCAGAAGGCATTACTGTGTTTGAGACCGACTCAGGCGATCCCGTTGATGGAATCAGAAAACGTTGTGCTTGAAATCGATGTCATTCCGTGTTCATATTATTGTCCAAAGGAACTATTTTCAATTTGCTTTCCGCCAAAGGGACCATATGatactgtgtattttgtttatgacATGAATCCAAGATGCAATATAGTTACGATAGATGAATCTAAGATCTGTTCTGTACGGTGCATATATGCAGACAGATATGAGGAGAGACGAACCTTGGAAAAGGAAAGTATTTTGGAAAGCAAGAAGGACAAATTCCTTGAAAGAACATTGGCAATTTCGCTTACAGGTAAAGGAAAGAAATATGTTACGGACGAATATGTTCCAATAATAGTCACTGGGAAAATCGGTAGACAAGATGAAATTGAGTTCAGGAAGCAGTTGAAAATGGATCTAGCATTCAAATCATCTTGTTATATAATTGACATGGATTCATCTTCTACATTGAGAGCTGATATAGAAAAAGACACACGTATCTTCAATGTTAAAACGGCAGAAGACTTTATGAAGACAGACAAACCTGAGCTACCAAACGAGCCGATGTGGCTGTATTGCAATGGCTACGACGAGAAGAACTTGGGTGCGATGAAAGTTAAAGAATGGACGGACTGCAGATTACCAGGAATACAACTTGCCTTGAACATGATAAGGGACAATATTCCTAAAGAACGTGCATTGGTTATATTCATGGTTTATCAACAGCAAACCAAAATAGATCCGATTTTTGAGCTGGCCAGAGATATGATGAGATCATCGTTTCGGCGTGAGTGCGTCGTCGTTTCAAGCAATGAAGGCAACATCAATGatatcaaaaatgaaatatcgtATCTGGTGGATGACCATCATTTTCATACGGGCCTTTCATGGGAAGCTATCTCAGGCGTCGTCAATTCAGTGTTTCGCCCTAATCCGAACGTCGTGTGCAGGCTCCCTTGTAGCTACGGTGGACACTTCGTAGAAATGACTACAAAAGAGAGATCTGAAATGAAACTTACCGACATTGAAATATTGAGTGGGGAGGAATGTCAATTAGAATACGAAAAAATGTCCAAAGATGAACGTCATATACATGAGCAGGAAGTGCAGGAAAACTATTATAAAGGGAGTGGTGTGTCATGGTGGAACTTCTTTTATGATAACCAAGTTGGGAAACGCAAGGACCTTGCTTCACACCAGGAAGATATATATGACAAGTTGAATTCAAAAGAAGGAGAAGCTTTAATTGAATTCCATGAAATAGAACACCACCCCGGTGCTGGAGGAAGTACATTAGGAAGACACATATTGTGGCAGCTAAGTCAGTTTAAGGGTGTTCCGAAACATTCATTCCGCTGTTGTGTGGTGAGAAAcataacagaaaaaaactattGAACAGATAGAGCGATTTAGAGCCTTTAGAGATCCGAAAGACCCGAAACCGTTTATAGTTCTTGTTGACAACAAGGGCGAAGATGGTGTTATGTTGCTTCGGTCAAAGTTGCACGAGGCTGCCTACAAAACCAGCATACCGGGGAAACTGTTCTGCTTAATCATACTGATTAACAGGGTGCCAATTTCAAACGAGAAAACATCTTCAACTTCAAAACTTAAGCGTCTACTAAGACACAATCTTAGTGGAAAGGAATTACAatggtttgaaaacaaatacaaagagCTTGAGGACAAGAAAACTATTGACGTTGATACTTTGATTGCTTTCAACGTCATGAGAAAATCCTTTGACAAAACGTATATAAATAAACTCACTACAGAGATGATGAAAGGAGTTACTGAAACAGAATTTGAAGTACTTAAATGTCTGTCTGTCATATCTTCATACGAAAGCGATCACCCCGTGCCACAGTCCGTTTTTGATTCGTTTATGGAGgagcaatcaaatatatatgcgCTTGTGGAAACTCCATATGGTATAGCCCATTCCGTAAAAGAATTACAGAAAATGTCTGAGAGAAGGAAAGGCATATGGAATGTCAAAATGTCTGAAGCGATGTCGCTACTTGTAACTAAGCGCGACGATGCTGACCTTTACAATGGAGGCATTTGTATTATATCACAACCACTTGCCAAGTCAATTTTGCACTACATCATGACAAAATCTAGCAGTTCCTTGGAAGACATAGTTGAGCAAGTTCTTGATGTAGTTTCTAAACGAAAGAGTGAAGGAAATCCAATGTCGAAACGATTCGTAAAAATCGTTTGCAGCTTGTTCAAAACAAGGCAATTTGAAGACAACAACAAACCAGAGACAAAGCTTAAGTTTTCAGATTTAGTTTTAGATCTTAAGAAAGACAAAGCTTCACTGAGCGGATCGGAAAAAGTGCCGAAGACAATGAAAAGGTGTTTCGAAATAACAGATGACGCCATGGTGGGTCAACAGTTAGCAAGGtacaacatacacataaatGATTATGCAAGTGCTGAGCGCGAAATCAAAAGATCGCTGGAACTGAAACCGGGGAATTCCTACCTTCTAGACACATATGGTcaaattttcaaatcaaaaatgGAGTACGTGCTGGACGCGCAACCTTCTTCTGAAAAGCTTGACCAACACAGAACTGCTGAAGTGATCAATCTGGCGTTTGCTGCGATCAATAAATTCAAAGAAGGTCAGGAAATAGCAAAAAAACTGGATGATGACACAAATATGAGTTGTTTTTATATGGAGGTAAAAACTGCAGTGATTCTTTTGGAAAAGTTCCAAAAATTCGACAACTTTCAAAGACGAGATGAACTTTGCAGGTTTTTGACTGATATGTCTTTTCCTATCAATGATTCCAATTTTCATGGATTGATACAAGCTTGTCCTAGAGTagaaaatttaagaaaagaTAGTGAATGGCAGCAACATCTTGAATCATCACTTAGGTGTTTAGAAGAGACAAACTACCAAATCAAACGTCATCTATACACTGTATATACTGAAGATGAAACGTTACTTTTGAAATTGAGAGAGCGTTTCGAACGATTTTACGGCGCAATAGATGAAAGaagcaaatatatattcaatttcgGCATTGGCCTCAAGCCATTGATGACAGCTGCTGAAAAGAAATCAGCTAAATTGCAGTGTAGAGTAAATGAGGCACGAAAAAACCTCCACGAACTTTATCACAGTGATGTCAGAGATTTGTTAGTGTATTTAGGATACAATATCATCACCTTGTCTGATAGGTCGAGCAAGGCGAGAGGTGAGCAATGTTCACTTGAAGAGTATGGTCGTTTATTAAGATACAGTACAAGACTGGTAGATAAGCAACGACGAGAAAAGGCTGGACGAAAATACCTTGAGTCTTTCCTATACTTTGCTATGCTCCATTGGCCCTTACAGAAAAGACTTGATCTCAACGAAGATGTTCTTTCTCCTGGGGGAACATACGATGATTTGATGCAAGAATGGGAGGAAACGTACAAAAACAACCACTTCATTCAAACTTTAGAGCAGTCGAGATTCAAGAAACCGAAAAATTACTTTGCATTGGGCAGGGGAACACCAGGCAACGATATAGTAGACCTTGAATCAATTAGAAAAAAGTGGATGGATAGGAAGAAAGAAGAAGGTCGACATAGGCGCCCAGTATTTGGAGACAACTTTTGGCGGGAAGGTTTCGTTGAGGCAAGCCTGGAACGCTTGGAGGGCGTTGTTGACGGCAATGGTTGCACAATCAGTCACACGGTAAGACATCCATTATCATCTGTGTAGACCAGTCCCTAGAGgtatttgtgtgcattttttgTCCAGAGCGTTTATTGGTATATTTGTGTTTGGAGATGTCTGAAGTTCAATTTTAGCGAGGGTGGACAGCTGGCATCCTCCAGGTTACCATGGTAACAAGGACAACAGCCAAGATAGGCGCCGTTTCTTAGCCCTTGACTTGcctttcattatttattataactatttaacaaaaacacttatttacttaaatgtttGAAGTAAGTTATGTACATATGCTAAGCTTTCAAACATACTGACCATCAAGGtcaccaaaggtcaaggtcatttcaaggtcGAAGTgtaaaaagtgataaaaaatcagttttttacctcaaattgtttttaataatttacaaattaatGTAATCTTCCATTAAAAGTGCATAGCTCTGTAACATATAATTAATTCCTATCATAATAATCCAAAAGAGGACCGCATACAGTGAAATGGTAAGATACACCAGCCAATTACGTACCATCACCTTATTCGGACTTTTcctaaaaataaattcaaactttAATATTATTAAGCAACACTTTTTAATAGACTATAAAggttatttagtatttttatgtttaattcaatatacattgatgattaaaatccttgtttaattattatgaCCATGGTCAAGTACgaattattgaaatttaaatggtcCAAAATTTAGGTCATCTAAAGGTTACATA
This genomic stretch from Mya arenaria isolate MELC-2E11 chromosome 10, ASM2691426v1 harbors:
- the LOC128204491 gene encoding sterile alpha motif domain-containing protein 9-like, with protein sequence MNASKHSIAREVLRFVAACMNSRKNGTIHFGIKDNGDGCGTIEGISSPFFTTKELDVLIARYISESFCLHSQKALLCLRPTQAIPLMESENVVLEIDVIPCSYYCPKELFSICFPPKGPYDTVYFVYDMNPRCNIVTIDESKICSVRCIYADRYEERRTLEKESILESKKDKFLERTLAISLTGKGKKYVTDEYVPIIVTGKIGRQDEIEFRKQLKMDLAFKSSCYIIDMDSSSTLRADIEKDTRIFNVKTAEDFMKTDKPELPNEPMWLYCNGYDEKNLGAMKVKEWTDCRLPGIQLALNMIRDNIPKERALVIFMVYQQQTKIDPIFELARDMMRSSFRRECVVVSSNEGNINDIKNEISYLVDDHHFHTGLSWEAISGVVNSVFRPNPNVVCRLPCSYGGHFVEMTTKERSEMKLTDIEILSGEECQLEYEKMSKDERHIHEQEVQENYYKGSGVSWWNFFYDNQVGKRKDLASHQEDIYDKLNSKEGEALIEFHEIEHHPGAGGSTLGRHILWQLSQFKGVPKHSFRCCVVRKVPISNEKTSSTSKLKRLLRHNLSGKELQWFENKYKELEDKKTIDVDTLIAFNVMRKSFDKTYINKLTTEMMKGVTETEFEVLKCLSVISSYESDHPVPQSVFDSFMEEQSNIYALVETPYGIAHSVKELQKMSERRKGIWNVKMSEAMSLLVTKRDDADLYNGGICIISQPLAKSILHYIMTKSSSSLEDIVEQVLDVVSKRKSEGNPMSKRFVKIVCSLFKTRQFEDNNKPETKLKFSDLVLDLKKDKASLSGSEKVPKTMKRCFEITDDAMVGQQLARYNIHINDYASAEREIKRSLELKPGNSYLLDTYGQIFKSKMEYVLDAQPSSEKLDQHRTAEVINLAFAAINKFKEGQEIAKKLDDDTNMSCFYMEVKTAVILLEKFQKFDNFQRRDELCRFLTDMSFPINDSNFHGLIQACPRVENLRKDSEWQQHLESSLRCLEETNYQIKRHLYTVYTEDETLLLKLRERFERFYGAIDERSKYIFNFGIGLKPLMTAAEKKSAKLQCRVNEARKNLHELYHSDVRDLLVYLGYNIITLSDRSSKARGEQCSLEEYGRLLRYSTRLVDKQRREKAGRKYLESFLYFAMLHWPLQKRLDLNEDVLSPGGTYDDLMQEWEETYKNNHFIQTLEQSRFKKPKNYFALGRGTPGNDIVDLESIRKKWMDRKKEEGRHRRPVFGDNFWREGFVEASLERLEGVVDGNGCTISHTVKYPNNREHTFMISTYYPCDGYSNRPVTFVLGFTWKGPTAFDVREKEIESQKRAVTGFSNSQAPLVDTSRNETLQNIELATVPCEETGESIEDALTAEEQAEERQRPKAEALTEPGTSIKLAKPHNNFDKARKKITQDGNNPKSATNIRINQETDVDVTQTLNDSGSGNLPAQNVRPKVGGLAKRSIPSAEERVRVLYERKPQKRKRKNKRTN